A portion of the Granulosicoccus antarcticus IMCC3135 genome contains these proteins:
- a CDS encoding O-antigen ligase family protein, whose protein sequence is MRVATYTERSAPSRGSLVALSVLVMTILLGTGVMPTIMVFVGGPFEKILTPLWLLLYVAALLGLMFNHGINWISWLVRYRILLVVLMLGSILSVSWSIDARVSAERTVHLVGSSLLAVYIGFTVPLLTTLRVFAVVLGLCILASIGAAIAVPGLGIEAYEGIEVWRGVFNSKNDLGFWAAVGVLLYITLSDSTQATSLKLLCFLLAGLCLGALALSQSATSLLAMLIAGALSLYFFIAGRFHLGFIRMAFMAVLFTAVIALAIANIDTAELVGRTGDLTGRGEVWGQVWKLILQHPLTGVGYGSLWFPTDGTIWIQQSLFDFTWVVYHAHNGLLQVASEVGMPLAVIALLMVAQQLIEIFYCQYERQQVGVLFVLGFVAAYLVSNYSEARFLVTRELFWIFFLALPISMLRQINLVLTDAEAEQLDETRDYAESTDHRYGATPYGTVPGKPWLGATQQRLERKQAAASSGENADAVTGAAASAGAVAGAVELTKHSGDADEGTLSSDSGDGETDLDTLASTVNMGETTDPLASATDIDDTADAQWLDETDIDLGELNETMTEVDVLLDEPGDLGIDDTLDLDRYDKDFDVSGEWEEVDPDPAQDSDKKSNKKSNKKS, encoded by the coding sequence ATGCGAGTAGCAACTTATACCGAGCGGAGTGCGCCTTCGCGTGGATCACTGGTTGCTCTGAGCGTGCTGGTGATGACCATATTGTTGGGAACCGGCGTCATGCCGACCATCATGGTTTTTGTGGGTGGACCTTTCGAAAAGATCCTGACGCCGCTCTGGCTGCTTTTGTATGTGGCAGCGCTGCTTGGACTCATGTTCAACCACGGCATCAACTGGATTTCCTGGCTGGTCCGATACCGTATCCTGCTGGTGGTTCTGATGCTCGGCAGCATCCTGTCAGTATCCTGGTCCATTGACGCTCGGGTATCCGCGGAACGAACGGTGCACCTGGTGGGAAGCTCGCTTTTGGCGGTCTATATCGGTTTCACCGTACCGTTGCTGACAACCTTGCGGGTATTCGCAGTGGTCCTGGGTCTATGCATTCTGGCCAGTATCGGAGCTGCGATCGCTGTGCCGGGTCTGGGGATCGAGGCCTATGAGGGGATTGAGGTCTGGCGTGGTGTTTTCAACTCCAAGAACGATCTGGGGTTCTGGGCAGCAGTGGGTGTGTTGCTCTACATCACACTCAGTGATTCCACTCAGGCCACGAGTCTGAAGCTGCTGTGTTTTCTGCTGGCGGGTCTGTGTCTGGGGGCGTTGGCGTTGAGTCAGTCGGCCACCTCGTTACTGGCAATGTTGATTGCTGGTGCTCTATCTCTGTATTTCTTCATTGCCGGTCGCTTTCATCTGGGATTTATCCGCATGGCATTCATGGCCGTGCTGTTTACGGCAGTCATTGCGCTGGCCATTGCCAATATCGATACGGCAGAGCTGGTCGGACGTACTGGCGACCTGACAGGGCGCGGTGAAGTCTGGGGGCAGGTGTGGAAACTGATTCTGCAGCATCCGTTGACAGGTGTCGGCTATGGTTCCCTGTGGTTTCCGACCGATGGCACCATCTGGATTCAGCAAAGTCTGTTCGACTTTACCTGGGTGGTTTATCACGCTCACAATGGTCTGTTACAGGTTGCCTCCGAAGTGGGCATGCCGCTGGCGGTCATCGCCCTTCTGATGGTGGCGCAGCAGTTGATCGAAATCTTCTACTGCCAATACGAACGGCAGCAGGTCGGAGTTCTCTTTGTCCTCGGTTTTGTCGCCGCCTACCTGGTCAGCAACTACTCGGAAGCCCGTTTTCTGGTGACCCGGGAGCTGTTCTGGATCTTCTTTCTCGCCTTGCCGATCAGCATGCTGCGGCAGATCAACCTGGTGTTGACTGATGCCGAAGCCGAGCAACTGGATGAGACGCGTGACTATGCCGAGAGTACTGATCATCGCTATGGGGCCACGCCCTATGGAACTGTGCCTGGCAAGCCATGGCTGGGTGCGACGCAACAAAGGCTGGAGCGTAAGCAAGCTGCAGCATCATCAGGTGAGAACGCAGATGCAGTCACGGGTGCAGCTGCGAGCGCGGGTGCCGTTGCGGGCGCAGTAGAGCTGACAAAGCACTCTGGCGATGCTGATGAGGGCACACTCTCTTCGGACTCAGGGGATGGCGAGACAGATCTGGATACGCTGGCTTCCACTGTCAATATGGGTGAGACGACGGATCCCCTTGCCTCTGCTACGGATATAGACGACACAGCAGATGCACAATGGCTGGATGAGACAGACATTGATCTGGGTGAGCTGAATGAAACAATGACAGAAGTCGATGTCTTGCTGGATGAACCCGGCGATCTGGGTATTGACGATACACTGGACCTTGATCGTTATGACAAGGATTTCGATGTGTCCGGCGAATGGGAAGAAGTTGATCCAGACCCGGCCCAGGACTCGGACAAGAAGTCGAACAAGAAGTCGAACAAGAAGTCGTAG
- a CDS encoding MFS transporter, translating to MPTHNRRSQLSWAFYDWANSAFATTVMAGFFPLFFKQYWSTGTDATVSTFWLGLGNSGASFLILIMAPILGALADSGGIHKRLLAVFATIGIVATAAFFFVAQGAWPWAISIYVIAIIGFSGANVFYDAMLPSLTTHSDFHRLSALGYALGYLGGGLLFLVNVMMTLQPSWFGLADAAAAVRVSFLSVAVWWLIFSLPLLLGIREQAPTSSSRPALGKEFSKLWNTLKSIRQQRNLWMFLCAYWLYIDGVATIIRMAVDYGMAIGLPSDSLIIALLLVQFIGFPATLVFGRIGQRYGAKRGLWIGLWAYVIATACASLMSSSLEFYALAVALGLVQGGVQSLSRSLFGQLIPPERSGEYFGFLNMLGKAAAVLGPLMVGIVAATTGNSRIGLLSILVLFLLGMWFLRKVDDTPLAASTAPS from the coding sequence ATGCCGACGCACAACCGACGATCACAGCTTTCGTGGGCATTCTATGACTGGGCAAATTCTGCGTTTGCCACCACAGTCATGGCTGGCTTCTTCCCCTTGTTCTTCAAGCAGTACTGGAGCACAGGAACAGATGCCACCGTCAGTACCTTCTGGCTAGGCCTTGGCAACTCGGGAGCCAGTTTCCTGATCCTGATCATGGCCCCCATTCTGGGTGCTCTGGCAGATTCAGGTGGCATCCACAAACGCCTGCTGGCAGTATTTGCCACCATTGGCATCGTTGCCACCGCCGCCTTCTTTTTCGTCGCTCAAGGCGCATGGCCATGGGCCATCAGCATCTATGTCATTGCCATCATCGGCTTCTCGGGCGCAAATGTGTTCTACGATGCCATGCTGCCGTCACTGACCACGCATAGCGATTTCCATCGACTCTCAGCGCTCGGCTACGCATTGGGTTATCTGGGTGGTGGACTGCTGTTTCTGGTCAATGTGATGATGACCCTGCAGCCTTCCTGGTTTGGCCTGGCCGATGCAGCCGCAGCGGTGCGTGTCTCATTTTTAAGTGTCGCTGTGTGGTGGCTGATATTCTCCCTGCCTTTATTGCTGGGAATTCGGGAGCAAGCACCCACCTCTTCGTCCAGACCGGCTCTGGGCAAGGAATTCAGCAAGCTCTGGAATACCCTCAAGTCCATACGCCAGCAACGTAACCTGTGGATGTTTTTGTGTGCGTACTGGCTCTATATTGACGGGGTTGCCACCATCATTCGCATGGCCGTGGACTACGGCATGGCCATCGGGCTGCCTTCCGACAGTCTGATCATCGCTCTCTTGCTGGTGCAGTTCATCGGCTTTCCGGCCACCCTGGTGTTCGGCCGAATCGGCCAGCGCTACGGTGCCAAACGCGGGCTATGGATTGGTCTGTGGGCATACGTCATAGCCACAGCCTGCGCCTCTTTGATGAGTTCAAGCCTGGAGTTCTATGCTCTGGCGGTTGCTCTGGGCCTGGTGCAGGGCGGCGTACAATCACTCAGCCGCTCTTTGTTCGGTCAATTGATTCCGCCAGAACGCTCCGGGGAGTATTTCGGCTTTCTCAACATGCTCGGCAAGGCAGCCGCTGTACTAGGGCCCCTCATGGTGGGCATCGTTGCGGCCACCACTGGCAACTCACGCATAGGCTTGTTGTCTATACTCGTGCTCTTCCTGCTCGGCATGTGGTTTTTGCGCAAGGTGGACGACACACCTCTTGCCGCCAGCACTGCCCCGTCCTGA
- a CDS encoding MarR family winged helix-turn-helix transcriptional regulator codes for MNAENIAPHTESSITQLLETATRLERRLDRALSCTRGVSYSEYRLLSALSDAPASGMPRIVLADSVGVTASAVTRALKPLEKIGYVTTEKGERDARQSRAILTAAGQELLDDARGVMRDALRELPLNNLSPQKVAEFQSRLLELS; via the coding sequence ATGAATGCTGAAAATATCGCCCCCCATACAGAATCTTCCATCACACAATTGCTGGAGACAGCCACACGACTGGAGCGACGCTTGGATCGCGCCCTGTCCTGCACCAGAGGTGTCAGCTATAGCGAATATCGATTACTGTCAGCGTTGTCTGATGCGCCAGCAAGCGGTATGCCGCGAATAGTGCTGGCAGATTCAGTTGGCGTGACGGCCTCGGCAGTCACTCGCGCCCTTAAGCCGCTTGAAAAAATCGGCTATGTCACGACGGAGAAGGGCGAACGAGATGCTCGTCAGAGTCGTGCCATTCTGACTGCGGCAGGGCAGGAGCTACTGGATGATGCCCGGGGTGTCATGCGTGATGCGCTTCGAGAGCTGCCACTGAATAACTTGAGTCCGCAGAAAGTAGCCGAGTTCCAGAGCCGTCTGCTCGAGTTGAGTTGA
- a CDS encoding paraquat-inducible protein A, protein MKTIFGVLLLVCAYFLLLPGLTQPMLSVSGTVEKTKLVEVGKELIKESPNTPSLVNNLVDMVVEGLDVQGTVQAFDKTRSILATAQELQANGHLPVAILIVMFSVVVPLVKALLLLAMLLPFSVAFRTGLLSLSNAISKWSMADVFVISIFIAFLASNGIEESRGLVDFESSLGDGFWYFLGYCLLSILGTQLLSSGLKARLKRESSQTEQTPQPIVQSPAPTPESN, encoded by the coding sequence ATGAAAACGATCTTCGGCGTACTGCTGCTTGTCTGCGCATATTTTCTACTCCTGCCCGGCCTGACTCAACCCATGCTCAGCGTATCCGGCACGGTTGAGAAAACCAAACTGGTCGAGGTTGGCAAGGAGCTGATCAAGGAGAGCCCCAATACGCCTTCACTGGTCAATAACCTGGTGGACATGGTAGTTGAGGGGCTTGATGTGCAGGGAACTGTGCAGGCATTTGACAAGACGCGCAGCATTCTGGCCACCGCTCAGGAACTACAGGCCAACGGCCACCTGCCAGTGGCGATCCTCATCGTTATGTTCAGTGTCGTCGTCCCCCTGGTCAAGGCATTGCTATTGCTGGCCATGCTTCTACCCTTCAGCGTCGCCTTTCGCACAGGTTTGTTATCGCTCAGCAATGCCATCAGCAAGTGGTCGATGGCCGATGTCTTCGTCATCTCCATCTTCATCGCCTTCCTGGCCAGCAATGGCATTGAGGAGAGTCGTGGTCTGGTCGATTTCGAATCGAGCCTGGGTGACGGCTTCTGGTATTTTCTGGGGTATTGCCTGCTCTCGATACTGGGAACACAACTGCTGAGCTCCGGGCTCAAAGCCAGGCTCAAACGCGAGTCGAGCCAAACTGAGCAAACTCCCCAGCCAATAGTGCAGTCCCCCGCACCGACACCTGAATCCAACTGA
- a CDS encoding LysE family translocator produces the protein MGVFLTAVFFLLITPGPGVLSTAGVGSSFGASPGYRYVAGLFIGTNLVALAVVTGLAGLVLAQPALRTILMYASIAYLCYLAFRIAFAGSKIRFIQSAKPPGIRDAVLLQAINPKAYVVNTALFTGFPFAGMALWQETTWKFLLMNLIWVPIHLLWLAAGIGLQKLDLPDHWHRAINIVMALSLLMVILLAIKMA, from the coding sequence ATGGGTGTATTTCTGACCGCTGTTTTCTTCTTGCTCATCACGCCAGGACCGGGAGTTCTGTCCACCGCCGGAGTCGGATCTTCGTTCGGCGCATCCCCTGGTTATCGCTATGTCGCCGGGCTGTTCATTGGCACCAACCTCGTGGCGCTCGCCGTGGTAACGGGCCTGGCCGGGCTGGTACTGGCACAGCCGGCACTACGTACCATTCTGATGTACGCCTCCATCGCCTATCTGTGCTATCTGGCTTTTCGCATTGCCTTCGCAGGTTCGAAGATCAGATTCATCCAGAGTGCCAAGCCGCCAGGAATTCGTGATGCGGTGCTCTTGCAAGCCATCAACCCCAAGGCCTACGTCGTCAATACCGCATTGTTCACAGGCTTCCCATTCGCAGGCATGGCCTTGTGGCAGGAAACCACCTGGAAGTTTCTTCTGATGAATCTGATCTGGGTACCGATTCATTTGCTGTGGCTGGCTGCCGGCATCGGTCTGCAAAAACTTGACCTGCCTGATCACTGGCACCGAGCCATCAACATAGTGATGGCCCTGTCGCTGCTGATGGTGATCCTACTCGCCATCAAGATGGCATAA
- a CDS encoding cytochrome b/b6 domain-containing protein: MSGSADSTIFYTLLQRRLHWLVLLLLIGQYVLQGAMRDALVAIDSQETLSFFQFIVTTWHTWAGVSVAAIMIWRWQLRVRRVPLADGTLSVAHERWVEWHHKSLYAVIMLMAMTGVLHYYFGFEQAGRWHEWGKWLLAFLVGMHVVGALSHGKHGRKVLQRMMGRNSLR; encoded by the coding sequence ATGAGTGGTTCTGCTGACAGCACGATCTTCTACACTCTTCTGCAGCGACGATTGCACTGGCTGGTGCTGTTGTTGCTGATCGGTCAATATGTACTGCAAGGTGCGATGCGGGATGCACTGGTAGCGATAGATAGTCAGGAAACGCTGAGCTTCTTTCAGTTTATAGTCACTACTTGGCATACTTGGGCGGGAGTATCAGTGGCAGCCATCATGATCTGGCGCTGGCAGTTACGTGTTCGTCGGGTACCGTTGGCAGACGGCACGTTGTCAGTTGCACACGAGCGCTGGGTCGAATGGCATCATAAGAGCCTGTACGCAGTCATCATGTTGATGGCTATGACGGGTGTGCTGCATTATTACTTCGGTTTTGAGCAGGCTGGTCGATGGCATGAGTGGGGTAAGTGGCTTCTGGCTTTTCTGGTCGGGATGCATGTTGTGGGGGCGTTGTCTCATGGCAAGCATGGCCGCAAGGTTTTACAACGCATGATGGGACGCAACAGCTTGCGCTGA
- a CDS encoding AEC family transporter, whose product MFDSFVFAFGITGPILLLLMVGWGICRIKLVDTHFIAQANALVFNVTLPVMLFFAIAGRSFNEALDLPLTLIGLGGTLILVALLLLVGRLIPLDQRGVFVQGSYRGNLAILGVALAVATYGEEVLPLVAVYIALVTTVYNIIAVWVLNSSGVLRNLLKNPILIGIMAGVLASLINLPVPEFLRSTGNYLTGMTLPLALICIGATLDFNSLFGNGRTILLAVFFKLIVSPLILVGLGLLFGLGSVQIGILFFLAASPTATASYIMARQMTAHGALAAEIVAVTTALGVLSYTAGIALLRAYGLI is encoded by the coding sequence ATGTTTGATTCGTTTGTTTTTGCTTTCGGTATAACCGGACCGATACTGCTGTTGCTGATGGTCGGCTGGGGCATCTGCCGTATCAAGCTGGTAGACACCCACTTCATCGCTCAGGCCAATGCGCTGGTTTTCAATGTGACACTACCGGTCATGTTGTTTTTCGCGATTGCGGGACGCTCATTCAACGAAGCGCTCGATCTGCCGTTGACGTTGATCGGTCTGGGCGGCACCTTGATACTGGTAGCACTGTTGTTGCTCGTTGGTCGCCTGATCCCTCTTGATCAGAGAGGCGTGTTCGTCCAGGGATCCTATCGCGGTAATCTGGCCATCCTTGGTGTCGCGCTGGCAGTGGCAACCTACGGCGAGGAAGTGCTGCCACTGGTAGCGGTATACATCGCCCTGGTAACGACGGTCTACAACATCATTGCTGTCTGGGTTCTCAATTCAAGCGGCGTGCTGCGCAACCTGCTGAAGAACCCCATTCTCATCGGTATCATGGCGGGGGTGCTCGCCTCACTGATCAACCTGCCCGTGCCCGAGTTCTTGCGCAGCACCGGCAACTACCTGACAGGCATGACCTTGCCGCTGGCTCTGATCTGCATTGGTGCGACCCTGGATTTCAACAGTCTGTTCGGTAACGGTCGGACCATTCTGCTGGCGGTATTCTTCAAGCTGATTGTCTCCCCACTGATACTCGTGGGCCTGGGCTTGCTCTTCGGACTGGGCTCAGTCCAGATCGGTATTCTGTTTTTCCTGGCAGCCTCCCCCACGGCCACGGCCAGCTACATCATGGCGCGTCAGATGACAGCTCACGGCGCTCTGGCAGCCGAGATTGTTGCCGTAACGACCGCATTGGGCGTGCTCAGTTACACTGCCGGTATTGCATTGTTAAGGGCCTATGGCCTGATATAG
- a CDS encoding YfaP family protein, which translates to MNISTGFGSAIIALTVLTACSSSDDNEPVSDTIPQADVITDPAPLFDAPGEYGCENCPDSDAENFSIATSDTALNFSSSVLGAVGDGEFYILGDDGSAISGVIPTSSTGSFDFTTPVFCGVQIIKCVWSNEAGSYVLITEITRDDCTNAEIQLTLNWDDIGADYELHLIKQGGRINDNDTDCTWTSCIGAGPDWGLAGDTSDNPLKDVDDTGSFGPENIFLNNPENETYTVMVEHWGSGGAESAGNLIFNVAGETTLAEVTNLPSHFVWNVGTIEWPSATVVLDGRIIDCTADWSGGCTLDLPGNPPN; encoded by the coding sequence TTGAATATTTCAACTGGATTTGGAAGTGCAATAATTGCTTTGACGGTCCTTACGGCTTGCAGCAGTTCTGATGATAACGAACCGGTCAGCGATACGATTCCGCAAGCTGACGTCATCACTGATCCCGCCCCCTTGTTCGACGCCCCGGGCGAGTATGGCTGCGAAAATTGTCCGGATAGTGATGCCGAAAATTTTTCGATCGCCACATCTGACACGGCACTTAACTTCAGCAGCTCTGTCCTTGGTGCCGTCGGTGATGGTGAATTCTATATTCTGGGCGATGATGGCTCGGCTATCAGCGGTGTCATCCCCACCAGTAGCACAGGCAGCTTTGACTTCACTACACCGGTATTTTGTGGTGTACAGATCATCAAATGCGTCTGGTCAAACGAGGCTGGCAGCTATGTACTCATCACAGAGATCACACGCGATGACTGTACCAATGCTGAAATTCAATTAACGCTCAACTGGGACGACATCGGTGCAGATTACGAGCTACACCTTATAAAACAAGGTGGTCGAATCAATGACAACGATACCGACTGCACCTGGACCAGTTGTATCGGCGCAGGGCCTGACTGGGGATTGGCTGGCGACACCTCCGATAACCCACTCAAAGATGTCGATGATACGGGCTCTTTCGGGCCCGAGAATATTTTCCTTAACAATCCGGAAAACGAAACATATACCGTCATGGTCGAGCACTGGGGTTCGGGAGGCGCCGAATCTGCCGGCAACCTGATCTTCAATGTCGCTGGCGAAACCACATTGGCAGAAGTCACTAACCTGCCCTCACATTTCGTCTGGAATGTGGGCACCATCGAATGGCCATCAGCAACAGTCGTGCTGGACGGTCGCATTATTGATTGCACAGCGGACTGGTCAGGAGGCTGCACATTGGACCTGCCAGGCAATCCGCCTAACTGA
- a CDS encoding NUDIX domain-containing protein has protein sequence MTSITDKRWLTHSTEEIYDNPWITLTHRHVSAPTGKQGIYGVVHFKNTAIGVIPIDAEGYTWLVGQHRYTLDQYEWEIPEGGALIGESSLAAAQRELREETGIVARRWTSLLKLNTSNSVTDEVARVFLAQDLSFGETEPDDTELLQLRRIPLDDAINMALDGSIADSVAMSALLKLGLLLDRGVLSI, from the coding sequence ATGACAAGCATCACGGACAAGCGCTGGCTCACCCATTCGACAGAAGAGATCTACGATAATCCGTGGATTACGCTAACCCACCGTCATGTCAGTGCACCTACTGGCAAGCAGGGTATTTATGGCGTGGTGCATTTCAAGAACACAGCCATTGGTGTAATACCCATCGATGCCGAGGGATATACCTGGTTGGTCGGCCAACATCGTTACACCTTGGACCAGTACGAATGGGAGATACCCGAAGGTGGCGCACTAATCGGTGAGTCCTCATTGGCAGCGGCTCAACGAGAATTGCGTGAAGAGACGGGTATCGTTGCCCGTCGCTGGACCAGCCTGCTCAAGCTGAACACATCCAATTCGGTAACCGATGAAGTTGCTCGTGTATTCCTCGCTCAGGACTTGAGCTTTGGTGAGACCGAGCCGGATGATACTGAATTACTGCAACTACGGCGCATTCCTCTCGATGATGCTATCAACATGGCACTGGATGGTTCCATCGCAGATAGCGTGGCTATGAGCGCCCTGTTGAAGCTTGGCCTGCTGCTGGACAGAGGTGTACTTTCGATCTGA
- a CDS encoding LysE family translocator: MINLADVAAYTMALGIAAAIPGPGITALVARSVGSGTRAGFALLTGIIVGDLLYLSFAVFGLAIIAQSFSTVFTFIRWASIAYLLYLAWQFWTAERHDMQSTETSRSDLGAALTSGLGITLGNPKTIAFYLALLPLVLDLNTVTVGNWAMVLVPATIAVLLTVGTVYILGALVVRRILAGSKAQRNLHRSAAVAMAGAAGTMILREL, encoded by the coding sequence ATGATCAACCTTGCAGACGTTGCCGCCTACACCATGGCTTTGGGCATTGCTGCAGCCATACCCGGGCCCGGCATAACCGCTCTGGTGGCACGCAGCGTCGGCAGTGGAACGCGTGCAGGTTTTGCCCTGTTAACAGGCATCATCGTGGGGGATTTACTGTATCTGTCGTTCGCTGTTTTTGGCCTTGCTATCATTGCCCAGAGCTTCAGCACGGTCTTCACCTTCATTCGCTGGGCCTCCATTGCCTATCTGTTGTATCTGGCCTGGCAGTTCTGGACTGCTGAACGACACGATATGCAAAGCACAGAAACCAGCCGTAGCGATCTGGGAGCAGCATTGACGTCCGGCCTCGGCATCACCTTGGGCAACCCCAAGACCATTGCCTTTTATCTAGCACTGCTGCCACTGGTACTGGATCTGAATACGGTCACGGTTGGCAACTGGGCAATGGTACTGGTGCCAGCGACAATTGCCGTTCTACTGACAGTAGGTACTGTCTATATTCTGGGAGCCCTGGTCGTGCGACGTATTCTGGCGGGCAGCAAAGCGCAAAGAAATTTGCATCGCAGTGCCGCAGTTGCCATGGCAGGGGCTGCTGGAACCATGATTCTGCGCGAGCTTTGA
- a CDS encoding aminotransferase class V-fold PLP-dependent enzyme, translating to MKDNAYFDNAATTWPKPEPVYQFMDSFFRSHGVNPGRSGSLLAVEAEQMITATRRMLARFFGYSGPANRVVFTLNGTDSLNMSIAGLVTAGDHVISTRLEHNAVLRTLNHLERDRQVQVTRVAPGADGYIDPAAIKSALRPNTRAIVFNHASNVIGTVQPLAEVAAIAQAAGVLLIVDAAQTAGVLPIAMDELGISVLTFPGHKGLFGPMGIGGMIVAESVDLPAQRFGGTGVDSLSSFQPDVYPHHLEAGTICLPGVAGLHAAQLWFRALGERLQKGETILPGEEVMSAHKVSATGNSPVHAGLCQLAIRHIHQVELTHLERIEACLREHKNVRILANARHDARVATLSFTVDGMPTERIADQLDADHQICARAGLQCAPLVHVDADTVDGGGTIRLSPGYFTDEEDMQQLLDALDDILT from the coding sequence ATGAAAGACAACGCCTATTTCGACAATGCGGCTACCACTTGGCCCAAGCCTGAGCCTGTCTATCAGTTCATGGACAGTTTCTTCCGCTCGCATGGTGTCAATCCGGGGCGAAGTGGCAGTCTGCTAGCCGTAGAGGCCGAGCAGATGATTACGGCTACTCGAAGGATGCTGGCCCGATTTTTCGGTTACTCAGGGCCCGCCAATCGAGTGGTGTTTACACTCAATGGCACCGACTCTCTCAATATGAGTATTGCCGGGCTGGTGACTGCAGGTGATCACGTCATCAGCACGCGTCTTGAGCACAACGCAGTGTTGCGCACACTTAATCATCTAGAGCGCGATCGTCAAGTGCAAGTGACACGAGTCGCCCCTGGTGCTGATGGATATATCGATCCAGCGGCCATCAAGTCGGCTTTGCGGCCCAATACACGCGCCATTGTTTTCAATCACGCCTCCAATGTCATCGGTACGGTGCAGCCTCTGGCAGAAGTTGCTGCGATTGCCCAAGCTGCCGGTGTGCTGCTTATTGTCGATGCTGCGCAGACTGCCGGTGTATTGCCCATCGCGATGGATGAGCTGGGTATCAGTGTGCTGACCTTCCCGGGCCATAAGGGTCTGTTCGGGCCCATGGGCATCGGCGGCATGATCGTGGCCGAGTCCGTTGACCTGCCAGCGCAACGATTCGGAGGAACAGGTGTGGATTCATTGTCGAGTTTTCAGCCCGATGTCTATCCACATCATCTGGAAGCCGGCACGATCTGCCTGCCTGGTGTTGCCGGATTACACGCTGCCCAGTTATGGTTTCGCGCACTGGGTGAGCGCCTGCAAAAGGGCGAGACTATCTTGCCTGGCGAAGAGGTGATGTCTGCTCACAAGGTTTCTGCAACGGGCAATAGTCCAGTTCATGCGGGGCTCTGCCAGTTGGCTATACGCCATATACATCAGGTTGAGTTGACTCATCTGGAGCGCATCGAAGCCTGTCTGCGTGAACACAAGAACGTACGAATTCTTGCTAATGCACGGCACGATGCGCGGGTGGCTACGTTGAGTTTTACGGTCGATGGCATGCCAACAGAGCGGATTGCCGATCAGCTGGATGCTGATCATCAGATCTGTGCACGTGCTGGCCTGCAGTGTGCGCCGCTGGTGCATGTTGATGCCGATACGGTTGATGGCGGTGGCACCATCCGTCTGTCTCCCGGTTATTTTACGGATGAGGAAGATATGCAGCAGTTGCTGGATGCACTAGATGACATTCTGACCTGA